The Myxococcus guangdongensis genome has a window encoding:
- a CDS encoding heme-dependent oxidative N-demethylase family protein → MALGVRALRPGETLIEIDAAHYRAELALKASLLREDPSARFQAQPGTEPQQWEVLRLLLSRMAEETPESFTLRAGEDGRWHWHNRLTDASATFTPGQGDDLPWAPLDWVGRQVQEDLLVLDGTREGYPLIAGQLCFPSGWSLGEKLGKSLLAVHAPVPGFAEQMGRGTLKLLEGLKPGRPVTRCNWAVTVTDRLCMEPRYFSEWRHLFEGLTPDNAGERCFLRLERQTLSRLPETGAILFTLHTYVAPVAGEVPTPERRRRLARVLGTVPEDLSGYKRLGPLREPLLAYLTRPEAC, encoded by the coding sequence ATGGCACTTGGAGTGCGCGCCTTGCGTCCCGGTGAAACACTCATCGAGATAGACGCAGCGCATTATCGTGCTGAGCTGGCGTTGAAAGCCTCACTGCTACGAGAGGACCCGTCCGCGCGCTTCCAGGCCCAGCCGGGCACCGAGCCCCAGCAATGGGAGGTGTTGCGGCTGTTGCTGTCGCGCATGGCGGAGGAGACGCCGGAGTCGTTCACGCTGCGGGCCGGGGAGGATGGGCGCTGGCATTGGCACAACCGGCTCACGGACGCGTCGGCCACCTTCACGCCGGGGCAGGGGGACGACCTGCCGTGGGCGCCGCTGGATTGGGTGGGCCGACAGGTGCAGGAGGACCTGCTGGTGCTGGACGGCACGCGCGAGGGCTACCCGCTCATCGCCGGACAGCTGTGCTTCCCCTCCGGCTGGAGCCTGGGCGAGAAGCTGGGCAAGTCCCTGCTCGCGGTGCACGCGCCGGTGCCGGGCTTCGCCGAGCAGATGGGGCGCGGCACGCTGAAGCTGCTGGAGGGCCTCAAGCCGGGCCGCCCCGTCACCCGCTGCAACTGGGCCGTCACCGTCACCGACAGGCTGTGCATGGAGCCGCGCTACTTCTCCGAGTGGCGCCACCTCTTCGAGGGCCTCACGCCCGACAACGCCGGGGAGCGCTGCTTCCTGCGCCTGGAGCGGCAGACCTTGAGCCGCCTCCCGGAGACCGGCGCCATCCTCTTCACCCTCCACACCTACGTGGCCCCGGTGGCCGGCGAGGTGCCCACGCCCGAGCGCCGTCGGAGGCTGGCCCGCGTGCTCGGCACCGTCCCGGAGGACCTGAGCGGCTACAAGCGCCTGGGCCCCCTGCGCGAGCCGCTCCTGGCGTACCTGACCCGCCCGGAGGCTTGTTGA
- a CDS encoding parallel beta-helix domain-containing protein, producing MNRLSRAVLVAALSLLALPACSDDDEDRQFANPNPSPGQPATDAGTPDSGTPDSGSGNVWPAEFSCTDAQRKTLTFNPGQEQDLQNAVNDLQPCTTVQLGAGTFKFDNAVTIRQDGITIVGAGRGAQGEGTGGAASTVLDFTNAAANTNGLDVVGKLFTVKDVALWNAKKDALRVENSSNVFIQRIRTEWAVENDENNGKYGIYPVKSRYVLIEDCEAYNAADAGIYVGQTRYTIVRRNIAKKNVAGIEIENTRFAYVEGNTAIDNTTGLVVFDLPGNPIKGTDILITKNTITGNNRPNFASVTASSSTVSQVPAGTGTFILASRRVEFVGNTWGDNGSVDIAVLSGLAIEPNPLLWSAGFFNFNTGDVSIHDNTFLGGSGANVDNGQPDLQRRPLGALMFNLYAYGKAVHGVERVEHVLWDGIDPAPREEGREPNALNLCFYNNTVPATTKQAVVDLDLQSVQTYLTAQPANAPAAWAATARYDQGAEPFNCRGFAPALALP from the coding sequence ATGAACCGTCTGTCACGTGCCGTGCTCGTCGCCGCGCTGAGTCTGCTGGCCCTTCCCGCCTGCTCGGACGACGACGAGGACCGTCAGTTCGCGAACCCCAACCCGAGCCCGGGGCAGCCCGCGACGGACGCTGGCACGCCTGACTCCGGCACGCCGGACTCCGGCTCAGGCAACGTGTGGCCGGCCGAGTTCTCGTGTACCGACGCGCAGCGCAAGACGCTGACCTTCAATCCGGGTCAGGAGCAGGACCTGCAGAACGCCGTCAATGACTTGCAGCCGTGCACCACGGTGCAGCTGGGCGCGGGCACGTTCAAGTTCGACAACGCGGTGACCATCCGCCAGGACGGCATCACCATCGTCGGCGCGGGTCGGGGCGCGCAGGGCGAGGGCACCGGCGGCGCCGCCAGCACCGTGCTGGACTTCACCAACGCGGCCGCCAACACCAACGGCCTGGACGTGGTGGGCAAGCTGTTCACGGTGAAGGACGTGGCGCTGTGGAACGCGAAGAAGGACGCGCTGCGGGTGGAGAACTCGTCCAACGTGTTCATCCAGCGCATCCGCACCGAGTGGGCGGTGGAGAACGACGAGAACAACGGCAAGTACGGCATCTACCCGGTGAAGTCGCGCTACGTGCTCATCGAGGACTGCGAGGCGTACAACGCCGCGGACGCGGGCATCTACGTGGGCCAGACGCGCTACACCATCGTCCGGCGCAACATCGCGAAGAAGAACGTGGCGGGCATCGAAATCGAGAACACGCGCTTCGCCTACGTGGAGGGCAACACGGCCATCGACAACACCACGGGCCTGGTGGTGTTCGATTTGCCGGGCAACCCCATCAAGGGCACCGACATCCTCATCACCAAGAACACCATCACCGGCAACAACCGGCCCAACTTCGCGTCGGTGACGGCCAGCAGCAGCACGGTGTCGCAGGTGCCGGCGGGCACGGGCACGTTCATCCTGGCGTCGCGCCGGGTGGAGTTCGTGGGCAACACGTGGGGTGACAACGGCTCCGTGGACATCGCGGTGCTCAGCGGTCTGGCCATCGAGCCCAACCCCCTGCTGTGGTCGGCGGGCTTCTTCAACTTCAACACCGGCGACGTGTCCATCCACGACAACACGTTCCTGGGTGGCAGCGGCGCGAACGTGGACAACGGCCAGCCGGACCTGCAGCGCCGCCCGCTGGGCGCGCTGATGTTCAACCTGTACGCGTACGGCAAGGCGGTGCACGGCGTGGAGCGCGTGGAGCACGTGCTGTGGGACGGCATCGACCCGGCGCCGCGCGAGGAGGGCCGCGAGCCCAACGCGCTGAACCTGTGCTTCTACAACAACACGGTGCCGGCCACGACGAAGCAGGCGGTGGTGGACCTGGACCTGCAGTCGGTGCAGACGTACCTGACGGCGCAGCCGGCCAACGCCCCGGCGGCGTGGGCCGCGACGGCGCGCTACGACCAGGGCGCCGAGCCGTTCAACTGCCGCGGCTTCGCGCCCGCGCTGGCGCTCCCCTGA
- a CDS encoding metal-dependent hydrolase family protein → MRRALLVACLLSGLSASAAPPPKSYVLKAARLFDARTGKLVTPGVVVVVDGKVSAVGAAAKTPEGARVVELGDATLLPGFMDAHTHLTGEAGEDWRQDVIDSLQRTVPEQTLEALPRAKVTLMAGFTTVRNLGAADFIDVGLRNSIRRGTVVGPRVLTATAGLGTTGGHCDGGNSWRKGALADETGAGVADGPEALRVKVREAVKYGADLIKVCATGGVLSLNADVGSPQLTQAELDAVVDEAHARGRKVAAHAHGAEGAKRAIRAGVDSIEHGSMLDDEALELMKKKGTWFVPTAMAFQGVKALADKGGLPEENVRKVRTVEVSREQVLRKAISRGVRIAFGTDAGVYAHGRNAGEFALLVQAGMSPAESLRAATVHAAELLGVSATLGALEPGKLADVVAVPGNPLEDIRKTQAVFFVMKEGVIHRDDTAASSAPR, encoded by the coding sequence ATGCGACGCGCGCTCCTCGTGGCCTGTCTGTTGTCCGGATTGTCTGCTTCCGCCGCACCGCCCCCGAAGTCCTACGTGCTCAAGGCCGCGCGTCTGTTCGACGCGAGGACGGGCAAGCTCGTCACGCCGGGCGTGGTGGTGGTGGTCGACGGCAAGGTGTCGGCGGTGGGCGCGGCGGCGAAGACGCCCGAGGGCGCGCGCGTGGTGGAGCTGGGGGACGCGACGCTGCTGCCGGGCTTCATGGACGCGCACACGCACCTGACGGGCGAGGCGGGGGAGGACTGGCGCCAGGACGTCATCGACTCCCTGCAGCGCACGGTGCCGGAGCAGACGCTGGAGGCGCTGCCGCGCGCGAAGGTGACGCTGATGGCGGGCTTCACCACGGTGCGCAACCTGGGCGCGGCGGACTTCATCGACGTGGGCCTGCGCAACTCCATCCGCCGGGGCACGGTGGTGGGGCCGCGCGTGCTGACGGCCACGGCGGGCCTGGGGACGACGGGTGGCCACTGTGATGGTGGCAACTCCTGGCGCAAGGGCGCGCTGGCGGACGAGACGGGCGCGGGCGTGGCGGACGGGCCGGAGGCGCTGCGCGTGAAGGTGCGCGAGGCGGTGAAGTACGGCGCGGACCTCATCAAGGTGTGCGCCACGGGCGGGGTGCTGAGCCTCAACGCGGACGTGGGCTCGCCGCAGCTGACGCAGGCGGAGCTGGACGCGGTTGTCGACGAGGCGCATGCGCGCGGGCGCAAGGTGGCCGCCCATGCCCACGGCGCGGAGGGGGCGAAGCGGGCCATCCGCGCGGGCGTGGACTCCATCGAGCACGGCTCGATGCTGGATGACGAGGCGTTGGAGCTGATGAAGAAGAAGGGCACCTGGTTCGTGCCCACCGCCATGGCCTTCCAGGGCGTGAAGGCGCTGGCGGACAAGGGGGGCCTCCCCGAGGAGAACGTGCGCAAGGTGCGCACGGTGGAGGTGTCGCGCGAGCAGGTGCTGCGCAAGGCCATCTCGCGCGGGGTGCGCATCGCCTTCGGCACGGACGCGGGGGTCTATGCGCACGGGCGGAACGCGGGCGAGTTCGCGCTGCTGGTGCAGGCGGGCATGTCGCCGGCCGAGTCCCTGCGCGCGGCGACGGTGCACGCCGCGGAGCTGCTGGGCGTGTCCGCCACGCTGGGCGCGCTGGAGCCCGGCAAGCTCGCGGACGTGGTGGCGGTGCCGGGCAATCCGCTCGAGGACATCCGGAAGACGCAGGCCGTGTTCTTCGTGATGAAGGAGGGGGTCATCCACCGCGATGACACCGCGGCCTCGTCGGCCCCGCGCTGA
- a CDS encoding VOC family protein: MSDSNPSILSHVSLGTNDFAKAVAFYDAVLGTLGCKRVLDFPNAVAYGKQFPEFWVQSPLDGQRANVGNGTHFGFIASSKEAVQAFHRAALAAGATDDGAPGPRPLYGAPYYGCFVKDPDGHKIEASFWDESAGGAHGA, from the coding sequence ATGAGCGACTCGAACCCGAGCATCCTCTCCCACGTCTCCCTCGGCACGAACGACTTCGCGAAGGCCGTGGCCTTCTACGACGCCGTGCTGGGCACCCTCGGCTGCAAGCGGGTGCTCGACTTCCCCAACGCCGTGGCCTACGGCAAGCAGTTCCCCGAGTTCTGGGTGCAGTCCCCCCTCGACGGGCAGCGCGCCAACGTCGGCAATGGCACGCACTTCGGCTTCATCGCCTCATCGAAGGAGGCCGTGCAGGCCTTCCACCGGGCCGCGCTCGCGGCGGGCGCCACCGACGACGGCGCCCCCGGTCCCCGCCCGCTGTACGGCGCGCCCTACTACGGCTGCTTCGTGAAGGACCCGGACGGCCACAAGATTGAAGCGTCCTTCTGGGACGAGTCCGCGGGCGGCGCGCACGGCGCCTGA
- a CDS encoding ABC transporter substrate-binding protein translates to MSLPHLARAVGLSAALAVLAACRIESAAPASGATATHAGAPSGEVWVYTSMYQHVLDAMEPLLKKKLPGVTVRWYQAGSEKVASRLEAERSAGAVRADILSASDPFLVERLAREGAFLPYASVHVLRAPRALVDLDARYAAIRVSTMVLVHREGSPPAPTSFAALVDGSWKGRVAIGDPLTSGTAFTWAVFCHSKYGEAYFTGLRAQGALVAGGNAAVLQKVESGEADAGVLLLENALTAQARGSKLHVVWPTDGAVTIPGPVAILAGTPNPVAARAVVDVLLSPEGQRLIVEKGDMHAVDPRLRGPREEPGVDALLRRTQPWTPPLLEQGLTRGSAIKEAFSRAFAR, encoded by the coding sequence ATGTCCCTTCCCCACCTCGCCCGGGCCGTGGGCCTGTCCGCCGCGCTGGCGGTGCTCGCCGCGTGCCGCATCGAGTCCGCCGCGCCCGCCTCCGGCGCCACCGCCACGCACGCGGGCGCTCCGTCGGGGGAGGTCTGGGTCTACACGTCCATGTATCAGCACGTGCTGGACGCGATGGAGCCGCTCCTGAAGAAGAAGCTCCCGGGCGTCACGGTGCGCTGGTACCAGGCCGGCAGCGAGAAGGTGGCCAGCCGACTGGAGGCCGAGCGCTCCGCGGGCGCCGTGCGCGCGGACATCCTCTCCGCGTCGGACCCGTTCCTCGTCGAGCGGCTCGCGCGCGAGGGGGCCTTCCTGCCGTATGCGTCCGTGCACGTGCTGCGCGCCCCACGCGCGTTGGTGGACCTGGATGCGCGCTACGCCGCCATCCGCGTGTCCACCATGGTGCTGGTGCATCGCGAGGGCTCGCCGCCTGCGCCCACCTCGTTCGCGGCGCTGGTGGATGGGAGCTGGAAGGGGCGCGTGGCCATCGGCGACCCGCTCACGTCGGGCACCGCCTTCACGTGGGCGGTGTTCTGTCATTCCAAGTACGGCGAGGCGTACTTCACCGGCCTGCGCGCGCAGGGCGCGCTCGTGGCCGGAGGCAACGCGGCGGTGCTCCAGAAGGTCGAGAGCGGCGAGGCCGACGCGGGCGTGCTGCTGCTGGAGAACGCGCTGACGGCCCAGGCACGCGGCAGCAAGCTCCACGTCGTCTGGCCCACCGACGGCGCCGTCACCATCCCCGGCCCCGTGGCCATCCTCGCCGGAACGCCCAACCCCGTGGCCGCTCGCGCCGTGGTGGATGTGCTGCTGTCCCCCGAGGGCCAGCGCCTCATCGTCGAGAAGGGAGACATGCACGCGGTGGACCCCCGGCTGCGGGGCCCTCGCGAGGAGCCGGGCGTGGACGCGCTGCTGCGACGCACGCAGCCGTGGACGCCGCCCCTCCTGGAGCAGGGGCTCACGCGGGGGAGCGCCATCAAGGAAGCCTTCAGCCGGGCGTTCGCGCGATGA
- a CDS encoding SO2930 family diheme c-type cytochrome has product MRAPYTKHLGLAAVLLAAAVAACSGDEDPPGNVPTPDAGNPSQEDAGTPDAGVPDAGPPDAGPPDAGPPDAGPPDAGTPDAGPPGTVVIPNKLSDLKLFTGTPATGDFQPVAGNLPYELTTPLFSDYSLKSRTLYVPDGKKALYSQNDVLDLPVGTIITKTFAYPADFREPDKNVRPLETRILVRQPSGWEAYPYVWNDALTEADKAVGGKVFKNFEFIDAEGVKKTFDYLVPQRNQCQKCHHEVDAQDNQYLVPIGVKARYLNREHVYDGQPVNQLQHLAALGKLGGLPATGVPRAPNAFDATEATVAERARTYLDINCAHCHNPKAQPGITSRLFLDIKTTDEFSLGYCKRPGSAGSGVGGEFDIVPGDHSTSILWYRMNTEESGKMMPEIGRALRHDVGSQLIADWIDAMPPQSCK; this is encoded by the coding sequence ATGCGCGCGCCGTACACGAAACACCTGGGCCTCGCCGCGGTGCTGCTCGCCGCGGCGGTGGCCGCCTGCTCCGGTGACGAGGACCCACCGGGCAACGTGCCCACGCCGGACGCGGGCAATCCCTCGCAAGAGGATGCCGGCACGCCGGACGCGGGGGTGCCTGACGCGGGTCCTCCCGACGCCGGGCCCCCCGACGCGGGACCGCCGGACGCGGGGCCTCCCGACGCCGGCACGCCCGACGCCGGGCCTCCGGGCACGGTGGTCATCCCGAACAAGCTGTCGGACCTGAAGCTCTTCACGGGCACCCCGGCGACGGGGGACTTCCAGCCCGTGGCGGGCAACCTCCCGTACGAGCTGACCACGCCGCTGTTCTCCGACTACTCGCTGAAGTCCCGCACGCTGTATGTGCCGGACGGCAAGAAGGCGCTGTATTCGCAGAACGACGTGCTGGACTTGCCGGTGGGGACCATCATCACCAAGACGTTCGCGTACCCGGCGGACTTCCGGGAGCCGGACAAGAACGTGCGCCCGCTGGAGACGCGCATCCTGGTGCGTCAGCCGAGCGGCTGGGAGGCGTATCCCTACGTCTGGAATGACGCGCTCACGGAGGCGGACAAGGCCGTGGGTGGCAAGGTGTTCAAGAACTTCGAGTTCATCGACGCCGAGGGCGTGAAGAAGACGTTCGACTACCTGGTGCCCCAGCGCAACCAGTGCCAGAAGTGCCACCACGAGGTGGACGCGCAGGACAACCAGTACCTGGTGCCCATCGGCGTCAAGGCGCGCTACCTGAACCGGGAGCACGTCTACGACGGTCAGCCGGTCAACCAGCTCCAGCACCTGGCGGCGCTGGGGAAGCTGGGCGGGCTGCCGGCCACGGGCGTGCCTCGCGCGCCGAACGCGTTCGACGCCACGGAGGCCACGGTGGCCGAGCGGGCGCGCACGTACCTGGACATCAACTGCGCGCATTGCCACAACCCGAAGGCGCAGCCGGGCATCACCAGCCGGCTGTTCCTGGACATCAAGACGACGGACGAGTTCAGCCTGGGCTACTGCAAGCGCCCGGGCTCCGCGGGCAGCGGCGTGGGCGGTGAGTTCGACATCGTCCCCGGAGACCACTCGACGTCCATCCTCTGGTACCGGATGAACACCGAGGAGTCGGGGAAGATGATGCCGGAGATTGGCCGCGCCCTGCGCCACGACGTGGGCTCGCAGCTCATCGCGGATTGGATTGACGCCATGCCGCCGCAGTCCTGCAAGTAG
- a CDS encoding MarR family winged helix-turn-helix transcriptional regulator yields MDVRLDSLDLGYLALFVGQRMNDQVLEELHAAGFTGLRHSHGYVFQHLLGGARTISELAKLLGVTQQAASKSVAELESLGYVEKTEAGDARVRQVALSARGLASVEKSRALRSALQKRFERQHGAGPVEEARTLLAGMLVSLGGEDAVRRRRVRQPR; encoded by the coding sequence GTGGACGTGCGCCTCGACTCGCTGGACCTGGGGTACCTGGCCCTCTTCGTGGGGCAGCGGATGAACGACCAGGTGCTGGAGGAGCTCCACGCCGCGGGCTTCACCGGCCTGCGTCATTCGCATGGCTATGTCTTCCAGCACCTGTTGGGGGGCGCGCGCACCATCAGCGAGCTGGCGAAGCTGTTGGGCGTGACGCAGCAGGCGGCGTCCAAGTCCGTCGCGGAGCTGGAGTCGCTGGGCTACGTGGAGAAGACGGAGGCCGGGGACGCGCGCGTGCGTCAGGTGGCCCTGTCGGCGCGAGGGCTCGCGTCGGTGGAGAAGTCCCGGGCGCTGCGCTCCGCGCTCCAGAAGCGCTTCGAGCGCCAGCACGGCGCGGGCCCGGTGGAGGAGGCCCGGACGCTGCTCGCGGGCATGCTCGTGTCGCTGGGCGGCGAGGACGCGGTGCGCCGCCGCCGGGTGCGCCAGCCTCGTTGA
- a CDS encoding ABC transporter ATP-binding protein — MAAIALQSVFKSYGATPVVRGLSLDVHEGELVSLLGPSGCGKTTTLRMLAGLEHPDSGVIRIGEETVAGPGVRVPPERRGLGMVFQGYAVWPHRSVEENVAYPLALRRVPKAELAPRVREALRQVRLEHLATRRPHELSGGQLQRVALARALVASPRVLLLDEPLSNLDAALREQMRAEIATLRARLGTTLVFVTHDQAEALALSDRIAVMNQGVLEQVDTPQTLYREPATPFVAGFVGGANVLTGEVREGHFHPTPGGTVFALPPETPAPPGPTTLVVRPEDVELGEHGTPLPLSARLFLGHAAEYRFPVGSTLLRAVAPPLEVRAGQTLHVRLRKVRLFAPR, encoded by the coding sequence ATGGCGGCGATTGCGTTGCAGTCCGTGTTCAAGTCCTACGGCGCCACGCCCGTGGTGCGAGGCCTGAGCCTGGACGTCCACGAGGGCGAGCTGGTGTCGCTGCTGGGTCCCTCCGGCTGCGGGAAGACGACGACGCTGCGCATGCTCGCGGGCCTGGAGCATCCGGACTCGGGCGTCATCCGCATCGGCGAGGAGACGGTGGCCGGCCCCGGCGTGCGCGTGCCGCCCGAGCGGCGCGGGCTGGGCATGGTGTTCCAGGGCTATGCCGTCTGGCCCCACCGCTCCGTCGAGGAGAACGTGGCCTATCCGCTGGCGCTGCGCCGCGTGCCGAAAGCGGAGCTCGCCCCCCGCGTGCGCGAGGCGTTGAGACAGGTCCGCCTGGAGCACCTGGCCACGCGCAGGCCCCATGAGCTGTCGGGCGGACAGCTGCAGCGCGTGGCGCTCGCGCGCGCCCTGGTGGCGAGCCCCCGCGTGCTGCTGCTCGACGAGCCCCTCTCCAACCTGGACGCGGCGCTGCGCGAGCAGATGCGCGCGGAGATCGCCACCCTGCGCGCGCGGCTGGGCACCACGCTCGTCTTCGTCACGCATGACCAGGCAGAGGCGCTCGCGCTGTCGGACCGCATCGCGGTGATGAACCAGGGCGTGCTCGAACAGGTGGACACGCCGCAGACGCTCTATCGCGAGCCCGCCACCCCGTTCGTCGCGGGCTTCGTCGGCGGCGCCAACGTGCTCACGGGCGAGGTGCGCGAGGGCCACTTCCACCCCACCCCCGGAGGCACGGTGTTCGCGCTGCCGCCCGAGACTCCCGCCCCCCCGGGCCCCACCACGCTGGTGGTCCGCCCCGAGGACGTGGAGCTCGGCGAGCACGGCACGCCCCTGCCCCTGTCCGCGCGCCTGTTCCTCGGCCACGCCGCCGAGTACCGCTTCCCCGTCGGCAGCACCCTCCTGCGCGCGGTGGCCCCTCCACTCGAGGTGCGCGCGGGCCAGACACTCCACGTCCGCCTGCGCAAGGTCCGCCTCTTCGCCCCACGGTGA
- a CDS encoding FKBP-type peptidyl-prolyl cis-trans isomerase: MRKMCLVAMMLSLTACQPQGAKDGSATATATAGAAANPQTEDQKTLYALGLSIGKSISVFDMTPEELEYVKAGLNAQVKGDKPAVELETYGPKLQELARARTTAKAEKEKENSKKFLDEAAKESGATKTESGLVFKDITPGTGESPKATDIVKVHYKGTLPNGTEFDSSYKRGEPTQFPLQGVIKCWTEGVQKMKVGGKAKLVCPSDIAYGDRGAPPNIPGGSALVFEVELLEIVKQPEAPAGAPGAPATPPSAEQKK; this comes from the coding sequence ATGCGGAAGATGTGTCTGGTTGCGATGATGCTGAGCCTGACGGCGTGCCAGCCGCAGGGTGCGAAGGACGGAAGCGCCACCGCCACGGCGACGGCGGGCGCGGCGGCCAACCCGCAGACCGAGGACCAGAAGACGCTGTACGCGCTCGGTCTGTCCATCGGCAAGAGCATCAGCGTGTTCGACATGACTCCGGAGGAGCTGGAGTACGTCAAGGCGGGCCTCAACGCCCAGGTGAAGGGCGACAAGCCCGCGGTGGAGCTGGAGACGTACGGGCCGAAGCTCCAGGAGCTGGCGCGCGCGCGCACCACCGCCAAGGCGGAGAAGGAGAAGGAGAACTCCAAGAAGTTCCTGGACGAGGCCGCCAAGGAGTCCGGCGCCACCAAGACGGAGTCCGGCCTGGTGTTCAAGGACATCACCCCCGGCACCGGTGAGTCCCCGAAGGCCACGGACATCGTGAAGGTGCACTACAAGGGCACGCTGCCCAACGGCACCGAGTTCGACAGCTCCTACAAGCGCGGCGAGCCCACGCAGTTCCCGCTCCAGGGCGTCATCAAGTGCTGGACGGAGGGCGTGCAGAAGATGAAGGTCGGCGGCAAGGCCAAGCTGGTGTGCCCGTCCGACATCGCCTACGGCGACCGCGGCGCGCCCCCGAACATCCCGGGCGGTTCGGCCCTGGTGTTCGAGGTGGAGCTGCTGGAGATCGTCAAGCAGCCCGAGGCTCCCGCTGGCGCGCCGGGCGCTCCCGCGACGCCTCCGTCGGCCGAGCAGAAGAAGTAG
- a CDS encoding ABC transporter permease, with the protein MRFSSRWLGLVAWLVPLLAFAVGPVVALLARGLGAESGDSGMGGLGAETGALFNTLAISAGAALLALVLGTPLSLLLFRTDLPLRGAFTVLFTLPSAIPAFIWGMGWLSLASPRAGYLNRMLGQGTLDIHGPVGIAFVEGVSGLPLVLLAGAAALRRVDPALEEAARVCGASPLRAVLTTTAPLVLPSLLSGAVMVFLMAASSFGVPYLLGVSATPPTRVLTTRIYELVLLGDEGLGRASTLALVLLLLTPLSLLATWALGRSGRVRLSSGKGLSPRPLSLGRARGLCAGGVAGACALLVLLPLGAILLTSLQRGFGARLAWEELTLSHWSGVLFEPRTLRATGLSLLLATGAGALVCGLGLAAALLQRALRRLGAGVEALAVWPYAVPGTVLALALLVAFSRDWRFILVDRVAFVLALAHTPWLLLVAYAGKYLALGTRNASEALAQLDPSLTEAARVSGAGLLRAFLDVPLPLLRPALTVAFILTFLACATEITMSVLLVPAGSEVLGKLLFDLQSYADPAAAAVLACAFVALVVSGHAVLALVSRRATETR; encoded by the coding sequence ATGAGGTTTTCCTCGCGGTGGCTGGGGCTCGTCGCGTGGCTGGTGCCGCTGCTCGCCTTCGCGGTGGGCCCGGTGGTGGCGCTGCTCGCGCGCGGGCTCGGCGCGGAGTCGGGCGACTCGGGGATGGGCGGCCTGGGCGCGGAGACCGGCGCGCTGTTCAACACGCTGGCCATCTCGGCAGGCGCGGCGTTGCTCGCGCTGGTGCTGGGCACGCCGCTGTCGCTGCTGCTGTTCCGCACGGACCTGCCGCTGCGCGGCGCCTTCACCGTGCTCTTCACCCTGCCCTCCGCCATCCCCGCCTTCATCTGGGGCATGGGCTGGTTGTCATTGGCCAGCCCCCGCGCGGGCTATCTCAATCGCATGCTGGGACAGGGCACGCTCGACATCCACGGCCCGGTGGGCATCGCCTTCGTCGAAGGGGTGTCCGGCCTCCCGCTGGTGCTGCTCGCGGGCGCCGCGGCGCTCAGGCGCGTGGACCCCGCGCTGGAGGAGGCCGCGCGCGTGTGCGGCGCCTCGCCCCTGCGCGCGGTGTTGACGACGACGGCGCCGCTGGTGCTGCCGTCGCTGCTGTCCGGCGCGGTGATGGTGTTCCTCATGGCCGCGTCGTCGTTCGGCGTGCCGTACCTGCTGGGCGTGTCCGCGACGCCGCCCACCCGCGTGCTCACCACGCGCATCTATGAACTGGTGCTGCTGGGCGACGAGGGCCTGGGGCGCGCCAGCACGCTCGCGCTCGTGTTGCTCCTGCTCACGCCGCTGTCGCTGCTCGCCACGTGGGCGCTCGGGCGCTCGGGGCGCGTGCGGCTGAGCTCGGGGAAGGGGTTGTCCCCACGTCCCCTGTCCCTGGGCCGCGCGCGGGGGCTCTGCGCCGGGGGCGTGGCGGGGGCCTGCGCGCTGCTGGTGCTGCTGCCCCTGGGCGCCATCCTCCTCACCTCGCTGCAGCGGGGCTTCGGGGCGCGGCTCGCGTGGGAGGAGTTGACGCTGTCGCACTGGTCCGGCGTGCTGTTCGAGCCGCGCACGCTGCGCGCCACGGGCTTGAGCCTGCTGCTCGCGACGGGCGCGGGCGCGCTGGTGTGTGGCCTGGGGCTCGCGGCGGCGCTGCTCCAGCGGGCCTTGCGTCGCCTGGGAGCGGGCGTGGAGGCGCTCGCCGTCTGGCCCTACGCGGTGCCCGGCACGGTGCTGGCGTTGGCGCTGCTCGTCGCCTTCTCGCGCGACTGGCGCTTCATCCTCGTGGACCGCGTGGCCTTCGTGCTGGCGCTGGCGCACACGCCGTGGCTGCTGCTCGTCGCGTACGCGGGGAAGTACCTGGCGCTGGGCACCCGCAACGCGTCGGAGGCGCTCGCGCAGCTGGACCCCTCGCTGACGGAGGCGGCGCGCGTGTCGGGCGCGGGCTTGCTGCGCGCGTTCCTCGACGTGCCGCTGCCGCTGCTGCGGCCCGCGTTGACGGTGGCCTTCATCCTGACCTTCCTGGCGTGCGCGACGGAGATCACCATGTCCGTGCTGCTGGTGCCCGCGGGCTCGGAGGTGTTGGGCAAGCTGCTGTTCGACTTGCAGAGCTACGCGGACCCGGCGGCGGCGGCGGTGCTCGCGTGCGCCTTCGTGGCGCTGGTGGTGTCGGGACACGCGGTGCTCGCGCTGGTGTCGCGGCGCGCGACGGAGACGCGGTGA